A DNA window from Theobroma cacao cultivar B97-61/B2 chromosome 5, Criollo_cocoa_genome_V2, whole genome shotgun sequence contains the following coding sequences:
- the LOC108662306 gene encoding probable WRKY transcription factor 33, producing MEEEDLNAKNSPLTMKNRLSPLTCPPPPLSVFMASSSGTNTSNTSSINSQTAFPFSNSNPMAASSSFMNMDNINQNRSTSITSWGLSGHQVTDKFGIEIPKFKSLAPSSLPISPAPVSPSSYLVTPPAAFSPTDFLDSPVLFSTSSIFPSPTTGAFAGQTLNWRSNSNDNQQGIKGEHNNFFDFSFQPQPGPSSTSSSTFQSSSNIVSVEQSTWNFSEPMKQPELPVEKAARVKSEFAPMQNFSSEMAPSQTTMQQSNTGSQPAGYNQYNQSTQYTRENRKVQDGYNWRKYGQKQVKGSENPRSYYKCTYPNCPTKKKVERSLDGQITEIVYKGSHNHPKPQSTRRSSSHAACTNSEISDQSGGTLGNEQTDSFLVHEDTSGSIGEDEFDQASPLSNPGGDDNENEPDAKRWKGENENEGIIGSGSRTVREPRIVVQTTSDIDILDDGYRWRKYGQKVVKGNPNPRSYYKCTTIGCPVRKHVERASHDLRAVITTYEGKHNHDVPAARGSGYAINRPSTTNNSNAPMPIRPSAVPSQASNTSYPNSLQTRLPTSGSQPPVTLEMLQNQGSYGFSGFGKPIGSYMSQAQFSEGAFARAKDEPEDDSFFDGFLS from the exons ATGGAGGAGGAAGACCTTAATGCAAAAAACTCACCCCTCACCATGAAAAACCGTCTTTCCCCCCTCACCTGTCCTCCTCCCCCGCTCTCTGTTTTTATGGCTTCTTCTTCAGGAACCAACACTTCCAATACTTCTTCTATAAATTCCCAAACAGCCTTCCCTTTCTCCAACTCAAACCCCATGGCTGCTTCCTCCTCTTTCATGAACATGGACAACATTAACCAAAACAGAAGCACTTCGATTACCAGCTGGGGACTTTCTGGCCATCAGGTGACTGATAAATTTGGCATTGAAATCCCAAAGTTCAAGTCACTTGCTCCCTCTTCACTACCCATCTCTCCAGCTCCtgtttctccttcttcttacTTGGTTACACCTCCCGCTGCTTTTAGCCCTACTGATTTCTTGGACTCACCTGTTCTTTTCTCCACTTCTAGT ATTTTCCCTTCTCCGACAACAGGGGCTTTTGCTGGTCAAACCTTAAACTGGAGGAGTAATTCTAATGACAATCAACAAGGAATCAAGGGGGAACACAACAActtctttgatttctcttTTCAACCCCAGCCAGGGCCTTCCTCGACTTCATCATCCACCTTTCAATCTTCTTCAAACATTGTTTCGGTG GAACAATCGACATGGAATTTCAGTGAGCCCATGAAGCAACCTGAGTTGCCCGTGGAGAAGGCTGCTAGAGTAAAATCAGAATTTGCTCCGATGCAGAACTTCTCCTCGGAAATGGCACCATCGCAAACGACTATGCAACAAAGCAATACGGGTTCCCAACCAGCTGGTTACAACCAATACAATCAATCGACTCAGTACACCAGGGAGAACAGAAAGGTGCAAGATGGATACAATTGGAGAAAATACGGGCAAAAACAAGTGAAAGGAAGTGAGAACCCACGTAGTTATTACAAGTGCACATATCCCAACTGCCCCACAAAGAAGAAGGTGGAAAGATCTTTGGATGGACAGATaactgaaatagtttataaggGAAGCCATAACCACCCCAAGCCTCAGTCTACAAGAAGGTCATCATCTCATGCTGCATGCACCAATTCGGAAATATCGGATCAGTCGGGTGGTACATTAGGGAACGAGCAAACAGACTCCTTTCTCGTGCACGAGGATACTTCAGGTTCCATAGGGGAGGATGAGTTTGACCAAGCTTCACCATTAAGTAATCCAGGTGGTGATGACAATGAAAATGAACCCGATGCCAAAAGATG GAAAGGTGAAAATGAGAATGAGGGTATCATAGGTTCTGGTAGCAGAACGGTGAGAGAGCCTAGAATAGTGGTGCAAACAACAAGTGATATCGACATTCTTGATGACGGGTATAGATGGAGGAAATATGGACAGAAAGTAGTGAAAGGAAATCCCAATCCAAG GAGCTACTACAAATGCACAACAATTGGTTGTCCGGTGAGGAAACATGTTGAGCGAGCATCCCATGATTTGAGGGCTGTGATCACAACTTACGAAGGGAAACACAACCATGATGTTCCAGCAGCACGTGGGAGCGGCTACGCAATAAACAGGCCTTCCACTACAAACAACAGCAATGCTCCCATGCCTATAAGGCCTTCTGCAGTCCCCAGTCAGGCTAGCAACACAAGTTACCCAAACTCCCTTCAGACAAGATTGCCAACATCAGGAAGTCAACCTCCAGTTACCTTGGAAATGCTGCAGAACCAAGGTAGTTATGGATTCTCGGGATTTGGAAAGCCCATTGGCTCCTACATGAGCCAAGCACAATTCTCAGAAGGGGCATTTGCTAGAGCTAAGGACGAACCCGAGGATGATTCATTTTTCGATGGATTCCTTTCTTGA
- the LOC18597440 gene encoding CASP-like protein 4B1, whose protein sequence is MSNPDEPTKNNHAGSPVPAETPTADVENPTPAAGFGVSAITRRWKREDLLKRGSLVARGLALLFSLLSFIIMASNKHGDRKNFDNYEEYRYLLAIAILSTLYTGVQALRHVHEISTGKQIFERRISAMVDFLGDQVVAYLLISSASAAIPMTNRMREGQDNIFTDSSASAISMSVFAFLSLALSAMVSGYNLSTQSYI, encoded by the exons ATGTCGAATCCCGATGAACCAACCAAGAACAATCACGCGGGGTCGCCGGTTCCCGCGGAAACACCCACTGCCGACGTGGAGAATCCGACACCGGCGGCGGGATTCGGTGTCTCGGCGATTACTAGGCGATGGAAAAGGGAGGATTTGTTGAAGAGAGGATCCCTGGTGGCTAGAGGATTGGCTTTGCTGTTCTCTTTGCTTTCTTTCATAATCATGGCTAGCAACAAGCACGGTGATAGGAAAAATTTCGACAACTATGAGGAATACAG GTATTTGTTGGCAATTGCAATTCTATCGACTTTGTACACAGGAGTACAAGCGTTGAGACACGTACATGAGATCTCGACAGGGAAACAGATATTTGAGCGACGTATCTCTGCCATGGTGGACTTTCTGGGTGATCAG GTGGTGGCATACCTGTTGATATCCTCAGCATCTGCGGCAATTCCAATGACAAACAGGATGAGAGAAGGGCAGGACAACATTTTCACAGACTCCTCAGCTTCGGCTATCAGCATGTCTGTCTTTGCGTTTCTATCACTGGCACTGTCAGCCATGGTTTCAGGCTATAATCTTTCAACCCAATCTTACATCTGA
- the LOC18597441 gene encoding CASP-like protein 4B1, which produces MSNPDEPTKNNHEVSPAPPTATDLENPTQGVESGVSAITSRWRREDLLKRGSLVARGLALLFSFLSFTIMASNKHGDEEDGEDFNKYQEYRYLLAIAILSFLYTGGQVGRHVIWTGKQIFERRVCAMVDFLGDQVMAYLLISSASAAIPVTNQMREGLDNIFTDSSAAAISMSFLAFLSLALSAMVSGHKLSTQSYI; this is translated from the exons ATGTCGAACCCCGATGAACCTACCAAGAATAATCACGAGGTATCGCCGGCGCCGCCCACGGCTACAGACTTGGAGAATCCTACACAGGGAGTGGAGTCCGGTGTCTCGGCGATTACAAGCCGATGGAGAAGGGAGGATTTGTTGAAGCGAGGATCCCTGGTCGCTAGGGGACTGGCATTGttgttctcttttctttctttcacaATCATGGCTAGTAACAAGCACGGTGATGAGGAAGATGGGGAAGATTTCAACAAGTATCAAGAATACCG GTATTTGTTGGCCATTGCAATTTTGTCGTTTTTGTACACAGGAGGACAAGTGGGGAGACACGTCATCTGGACTGGGAAACAGATATTTGAACGACGTGTCTGTGCAATGGTGGACTTTTTGGGTGACCAG GTGATGGCATACCTGTTGATATCATCAGCATCTGCAGCGATTCCAGTTACAAACCAGATGAGAGAGGGGCTGGACAACATTTTCACTGACTCCTCAGCTGCGGCTATTAGCATGTCTTTCCTGGCGTTTCTATCACTGGCACTGTCAGCCATGGTTTCAGGCCATAAACTTTCAACCCAATCTTACATCTAA
- the LOC18597442 gene encoding uncharacterized protein LOC18597442, producing MEPTSGKPSLLRNILARALLFGVIVIVVRFAYVVTITGESCNIGDFCFFSLPQNLNFVIPGSGAGVSAVIGNDAVPRSNPRRDLYTSKEWIKAVHFYSSIFQDLVSEGYLTPHSKSLCVETPSGQDVFALKEIGVEDSVGIFKKAAKPLVIKGEGHLIPFNDNTFDFIFSGGARLDVSARPSEFASEIARTLKPEGFALVHIKANDTYSFNSFLDLFNSCKLVKMHGIDGFDSSMPYIREIVLKKEFDILHHGDRKIPDGNSYNKCPVPGHKRELVQKAEPLIEEEPLKPWITLKRNINNIKYLPSMVDMSFKNRYVYVDVGARSYGSSIGSWFRKQYPKQNKTFHVYAIEADKHFHKQYELKKKRVTLLPYAAWVRNESLSFEINGDPGQEEVNELKDKGRGMGRIQPVKSRQGEFTGEVDEIQGFDFAEWLKNTVTERDFVVMKMDVEGTEFDLIPRLFETGAICLIDEIFLECHYNRWQRCCPGQRSTKYEKNYGQCLELFTSLRKSGVLVHQWW from the coding sequence ATGGAACCTACCTCAGGGAAGCCGAGCCTTTTGAGGAATATTCTTGCGCGGGCGCTTTTGTTTGGTGTTATCGTCATAGTCGTCCGATTCGCTTACGTGGTCACGATCACCGGCGAATCCTGCAATATCGGCGACTTCTGCTTCTTCTCCTTGCCCCAGAATCTCAACTTTGTCATACCGGGTTCCGGTGCGGGAGTCTCCGCTGTCATCGGAAACGACGCTGTTCCCCGATCTAATCCTCGCCGCGATCTCTACACCAGCAAAGAATGGATCAAAGCTGTTCATTTCTATTCTTCGATTTTCCAAGATCTGGTCTCTGAGGGATACCTCACGCCCCACTCCAAGTCTCTCTGCGTAGAGACTCCCTCCGGACAGGACGTTTTCGCCTTGAAAGAGATTGGCGTCGAGGACTCCGTCGGGATTTTTAAGAAAGCGGCCAAGCCTTTGGTAATTAAAGGGGAGGGGCATCTGATTCCTTTTAATGATAATACTTTTGACTTCATATTCTCCGGCGGGGCCCGCCTCGATGTATCGGCTCGACCGTCAGAATTTGCATCAGAGATCGCTCGTACGCTGAAGCCGGAAGGGTTTGCGTTGGTTCACATCAAAGCTAATGATACTTATAGTTTCAATTCATTTCTTGATTTGTTCAATTCTTGCAAGTTAGTCAAAATGCATGGGATTGATGGTTTCGATTCATCAATGCCTTATATTAGAGAAATTGTATTGAAGAAAGAGTTTGATATTCTTCACCATGGGGACAGAAAGATTCCCGATGGTAATTCTTATAATAAGTGCCCCGTTCCGGGGCACAAACGGGAATTAGTCCAGAAGGCAGAGCCGCTGATTGAGGAGGAGCCCTTAAAGCCGTGGATTACCTTGAAAAGGAATATAAACAACATAAAGTATTTGCCATCAATGGTTGATATGAGTTTCAAGAACAGGTATGTTTATGTTGATGTTGGGGCTAGGAGTTATGGTTCTAGTATTGGAAGCTGGTTCAGGAAACAATACCCCAAACAGAACAAAACCTTTCATGTCTATGCTATTGAGGCTGACAAACATTTTCATAAACAATATgaattgaagaagaagagagttACATTGTTGCCTTATGCGGCGTGGGTTAGGAATGAGTCACTGTCTTTTGAGATTAATGGCGATCCTGGCCAGGAAGAAGTGAACGAGCTTAAGGATAAAGGCAGAGGGATGGGCAGAATTCAACCCGTGAAATCGAGGCAAGGTGAATTTACTGGTGAGGTGGATGAGATTCAGGGGTTTGATTTTGCAGAGTGGTTGAAGAACACTGTTACAGAGAGGGATTTTGTGGTGATGAAGATGGATGTTGAAGGAACTGAATTCGACTTGATTCCGAGGTTGTTTGAAACGGGGGCAATTTGTCTGATTGATGAGATTTTTCTTGAATGCCATTATAATAGGTGGCAGAGATGTTGCCCTGGTCAGAGGAGTACaaaatatgagaaaaattACGGCCAATGCTTGGAACTGTTTACTTCCCTTAGAAAAAGTGGAGTTCTTGTTCATCAGTGGTGGTGA
- the LOC18597443 gene encoding LOW QUALITY PROTEIN: probable protein phosphatase 2C 65 (The sequence of the model RefSeq protein was modified relative to this genomic sequence to represent the inferred CDS: deleted 1 base in 1 codon), with translation MGACCSTQIKYNGCRPHEHDLEEIEDRVAHEDGDTTIRRDGAIVRFQGSSSYTSMYTRQGKKGVNQDAMTVWENFMGEKNVFFCGVFDGHGASGHRIARYICDTLPLKLSSVIRASQPDACQENVDAVAVGQNHGKDDSTGVNKDSDKEDSNHNEILSSWEASLIQAFGEVDEDLMLEESLDSYCSGTTAVIIVKQAEHLIVSNLGDSRAVLCTRDDTNQLVPVQLTVDLKPSIPSEAERIQRYGGRVFAMDEEPNVQRVWMPNQDYPGLAMARAFGDFCLKDHGLSSIPQVSYRRLTSKDEFVVLATDGVWDVLTNNEVIRIVASVKKRSIAAKLLVYYAVQTWRTKYPGSKVDDCAVVCLFLKKRPFVSRSFSDMRQHTGSHLDVTDSSISKDKKTDEGETVINCSITMDPKALDKLNRVNTYMKRSRLGSQSRRILVQDFGGTEAKW, from the exons ATGGGTGCCTGCTGCAGTACACAAATCAAGTACAACGGTTGCCGCCCTCACGAACATGATTTGGAGGAGATAGAAGACAGGGTCGCCCACGAGGACGGTGATACCACTATTCGACGCGATGGGGCCATCGTGAGATTCCAGGGATCCTCTTCCTACACATCTATGTACACCCGACAGGGGAAAAAAGGGGTCAATCAGGACGCCATGACCGTTTGGGAG AACTTTATGGGTGAGAAGAATGTGTTCTTCTGCGGTGTGTTTGACGGTCATGGTGCATCAGGTCACAGGATTGCGCGCTATATATGTGACACCTTACCCCTCAAGCTCTCTTCAGTCATCAGAGCATCACAACCTGATGCCTGCCAAGAAAATGTTGATGCTGTTGCCGTTGGACAAAATCATGGTAAAGATGATAGCACTGGTGTTAACAAAGACAGTGACAAGGAAGACAGCAATCACAATGAGATCTTATCTTCTTGGGAGGCAAGTTTGATTCAAGCTTTCGGAGAAGTGGATGAAGATCTTATGTTGGAAGAGTCTCTTGATAGTTACTGCAGTGGTACGACAGCTGTAATTATTGTTAAGCAG GCTGAACACTTAATAGTTTCAAACTTGGGGGATTCTCGTGCCGTTCTTTGCACTAGAGACGACACAAACCAACTTGTTCCCGTCCAACTCACAGTTGATTTGAAACCTAGCATACCAA GTGAAGCTGAAAGAATCCAAAGGTACGGTGGCAGGGTCTTTGCAATGGACGAAGAACCAAATGTACAAAGAGTGTGGATGCCCAATCAAGATTACCCTGGTCTAGCCATGGCAAGGGCTTTTGGGGATTTCTGCCTGAAGGATCATGGTCTCAGCTCAATCCCTCAAGTTTCTTATAGAAGGCTTACAAGCAAAGACGAATTTGTAGTGCTAGCAACTGATGGG GTGTGGGATGTGCTAACCAACAATGAGGTCATAAGAATAGTTGCTTCGGTAAAGAAACGATCCATAGCAGCTAAACTTCTGGTATATTATGCTGTTCAAACATGGAGAACCAAGTATCCAGGTTCCAAGGTCGATGATTGTGCGGTCGTATGCTTATTCCTGAAAAAACGACCATTCGTATCAAGATCCTTTTCTGACATGAGGCAGCACACAGGAAGCCATCTAGACGTTACAGATTCTAGCATTTCTAAAGACAAGAAAACTGATGAAGGCGAGACCGTAATAAATTGCAGTATTACTATGGACCCGAAggcccttgataaatta aatagagTAAATACTTACATGAAGCGTTCTCGGCTTGGCAGTCAGAGTCGGAGGATATTAGTTCAGGATTTTGGAGGAACCGAAGCCAAATGGTAA
- the LOC18597445 gene encoding LOW QUALITY PROTEIN: aldose reductase (The sequence of the model RefSeq protein was modified relative to this genomic sequence to represent the inferred CDS: inserted 1 base in 1 codon) — MSQATFTQEGQKTESFGLLYGHTIPAVGLGTRRSGSQAENSVFTAIVEVGRATKAAIHAGLERRNLFIASKLWCTDLCPERVQPALKNTLQELQLEYLDLYLIHCPFRLRDXASRPPKAGDIQDFGMEVVWREMEKLVKENLVRDIGFCYFTLKKLNKLLGFAEIMPSVCQMEMHPGWRNDKMLEACRKNGIHVTAYSPVGSSEGGRDLIHDQTVERIANKLTKTTGQVLVKWALQRGTSVIPKSSNPDRIKENIKVFGWQLPEEDFQALCNIPDERRVLNGAELFVNKDVGLFRSVADLWDYED, encoded by the exons atgtcTCAGGCAACTTTTACACAAGAGGGTCAAAAGACAGAGTCCTTCGGGCTGTTGTATGGCCACACCATCCCTGCTGTTGGGTTGGGCACTAGGAGATCTGGTTCTCAGGCTGAGAACTCTGTCTTCACTGCAATTGTTGAG GTTGGTCGTGCGACCAAGGCAGCAATACACGCAGGACTTGAGAGAAGGAATCTTTTCATTGCATCCAAGTTAtg GTGCACAGACTTGTGCCCTGAAAGGGTTCAACCTGCCTTGAAGAATACCCTTCAAGAACTCCAACTCGAATATCTTGATCTTTACCTG ATACACTGTCCGTTCCGCCTTAGAG GAGCCAGCAGGCCTCCCAAGGCTGGGGATATACAGGATTTCGGCATGGAAGTGGTTTGGAGAGAAATGGAAAAGCTTGTCAAGGAAAACCTTGTTAGAGACATTGGTTTTTGCTATTTTACTTTGAAGAAGTTGAATAAGCTGCTGGGCTTTGCTGAAATTATGCCTTCTGTGTGCCAG ATGGAAATGCATCCAGGATGGAGAAATGACAAGATGCTGGAGGCTTGCAGGAAGAACGGCATCCATGTCACT GCATACTCACCAGTTGGTTCATCGGAAGGAGGTAGAGATCTTATCCATGATCAGACGGTTGAAAGAATAGCAAACAAGCTGACCAAGACCACTGGTCAGGTGCTGGTAAAATGGGCCCTCCAGAGGGGCACTAGTGTCATCCCCAAATCAAGCAATCCTGACAGAATCAAGGAAAACATTAAGGTCTTTGGATGGCAACTGCCAGAAGAGGACTTCCAAGCTCTTTGCAACATCCCAGATGAG AGACGAGTTCTAAATGGAGCAGAATTGTTTGTGAACAAGGATGTTGGGCTCTTTAGGAGCGTGGCTGATCTATGGGATTATGAAGATTAA